A stretch of DNA from Paenibacillus albus:
AAGCGGAGCGTTTAATTATTTACGGTTTCTTGGCCCCTGTCGTCTCGGAAATTCCGGTTGATGCGGTCAGAGAACAGCTCCAGCGTCTGCTGGAAAGGAAGCTGGAAGGATGAATGTACAAGCGATCAGAGAGCAATTTCCGATCCTTCATCAAACGATAAACGGGCACCCGCTCGTTTATCTGGATAGCGCGGCGACTTCACAGAAGCCGCGTTCCGTCATTGATGCCGTCAGTCGCTATTATGAGCATGATAATGCCAACGTACACCGCGGCGTTCATACGCTAGGTTCGCGGGCAACAGATGCTTATGAAGGCGCGCGTGAGAAAGTAACCAAGTTTCTGAATGCGGCAAGTCCGCAGGAAATTATTTTTACACGCGGCACAACAACAGCGCTAAACCTTGTCGCTTCGAGTTATGCGAGAGCGGTTTGCGGCGAAGGCGATGAGATCGTCATTACGCAGATGGAGCATCACTCCAATCTCATCCCTTGGCAGCAAGTTGCCAAAGCAACCGGTGCGACGCTTAAATATATCCCGCTTGAGCAAGACGGTTCGATCAAGCTCGAGAACGTGGAAGCGACGATTACGGAACGTACGAAAGTCGTATCTGTCATGTATGTTTCCAACGTGCTTGGCGTAGTCAATCCAATTAAAGAGATTACAGAGATTGCACATCGCAACGGTGCGGTTATGGTCGTTGACGGAGCGCAAAGTACACCGCATATGAAGGTGGACGTTCGTGATCTCGATTGCGATTTCTACGCATTCTCCGGCCATAAGATGTGTGCTCCTACAGGAATCGGCGCATTGTATGGTAAGAAGGCACTTCTTGAAGCGATGGAGCCGATCGAATTCGGCGGTGAAATGATTGATTTCGTAGATCTGCATGATTCGACCTGGAAAGAGCTTCCTTGGAAGTTCGAGGGCGGCACTCCGATCATTGCAGGAGCAGTCGGCCTTGGTGCTGCGATTGACTTCCTGAACGAAATTGGCCTTGATGCCATCGAGCAGCATGAGCATAAGCTCGCAGCTTACGCTTATGACCGTCTAAGCACGATTGACGGCATTTCGATCTTCGGGCCTAAGCAGAATCGTGCAGGCCTTGTAACGTTCAATCTGGACGATGTTCATCCGCATGACGTTGCGACAGTGCTCGATACGAAAGGCATTGCCGTTCGTGCCGGACATCACTGCTGCCAGCCGCTCATGCGTTACTTGAATGTTTCTTCTACGGCTAGAGCAAGCTTTTATTTATACAATACCGAAGAGGACGTTGACCGTCTGGTCAATGGCCTTACGCAAACAAAGGAGTTCTTCGGTCATGGAATTGGATGATTTGTACCGCCGTGTCATCATGGATCACTACAAAAATCCGCGTAACCGCGGAGCGTTGGATGAAGAATCGGTAACGGTTAACCTCAATAATCCGACCTGCGGCGATCGCATCAGTCTACAGCTTCAAGTGGAGGACGGCATCGTCAAACGGGCTAAATTTACAGGTGAAGGCTGCTCGATCAGCATGTCTTCGGCATCAATGATGACTGAAGCGGTGACCGGGAAGACGACGGAAGAAGCGCTAGAGCTTGCAGAGCGATTCTCCACCTTCATCAAAGGCGAGCCTGCTGAGTTTGAAGAGCTTGAGGATATCGAAGCTCTCTCAGGTGTCAGCAAGTTCCCAGCCAGAATCAAATGCGCGACACTGTCATGGAACGCGCTTCGCAAAGGAATCGAGCATCAAAATCAATAATAACGCGGGTAGCCGCGTACGATAGGAGGCTTCTATTTATGGCTAAGGAAATGCCTGATTTAGAAGAATATAAATATGGCTTTCGCGACGAGCATAAGGCGATTTTCCAGTCTGGTAAAGGACTGACACCTGAAGTTGTTCGTACAATCTCGGAAATTAAAGGCGAGCCGGAATGGATGCTGGAGTTCCGTCTGAAATCGCTGGAGCAATTCAACAAGATGCCGATGCCGAAGTGGGGCGGCAACATGGATGACCTGGATTTCGATGATATCCAGTACTATGTTCGTCCTTCCGAGAAGCAAGGTAAGACTTGGGAAGAGGTTCCAACCGAAATTAAAGAAACGTTTGACAAGCTTGGTATCCCTGAAGCGGAACAGAAGTTCCTTGCAGGTGTATCCGCGCAGTACGAGTCTGAGGTTGTTTACCACAGCATGCAAGAGGATCTCGAGAAGCAAGGCGTAATCTTCACAGATACGGACACTGCGCTTCGCGAATATCCGGAGCTGTTCAGACAATACTTCGGAACGATCATCCCACCGGCGGACAACAAGTTCGCAGCACTTAACAGTGCGGTATGGTCTGGCGGCAGCTTCATCTACGTGCCAAAAGGCGTGAAGTGTGAAATTCCGCTGCAAGCTTACTTCCGGATCAACTCCGAGAACATGGGCCAATTCGAGCGTACTCTGATCGTTGCGGACGAAGACAGCTTCGTTCACTATGTAGAAGGCTGTACAGCTCCAATCTATAGCACGAACTCCCTGCATAGCGCAGTTGTAGAAATTCTCGTACTGAAGAATGCTCGCTGCCGCTATACAACAATCCAAAACTGGGCGCCGAACATCTACAACCTCGTTACTAAACGTGCAGTTGCAGACGAGAACGCGACGATGGAATGGGTTGACGGCAATATCGGTTCCAAGCTGACGATGAAATATCCGGCAGTTGTGCTCAGAGGCCGTGGCGCGAAAGGTATGGTTCTGTCGATCGCAGTAGCGGGCAAAGGACAACACCAAGACGCAGGCGCGAAGATGACTCACCTTGCACCGGATACAACTTCGACGATCGTATCGAAGTCGATCAGTAAGCACGGCGGTAAAGTAACTTACCGCGGTTTGGCGTCATTCGGCCGTAATTCCGAAGGCTCCAAAGCGAATATCAAGTGCGATACGCTCATTCTTGATAATGAGTCGACATCGGACACAATTCCGTACAACGAAATTATGAACGACAACATCACGCTCGAGCACGAAGCGACTGTATCTAAGGTATCCGAGGATCAGCTCTTCTACCTTATGAGCCGCGGTCTGTCAGAAGCGGAAGCGACACAAATGATCGTTATGGGCTTCATCGAGCCATTCACGAAAGAATTGCCGATGGAGTATGCGGTTGAGATGAACCGTTTGATCAAGTTCGAAATGGAAGGTAGTATCGGATAAAACAGGTACTTCGCAGTCGAATGTTCCTCCGATCGCTGTTGTAGTTGGAATTCTTGAACAATTGTATCGAGGTTGAATTCCAACTACAAAGGCGAACGCTACGCTTCTCCGGAATCATTCGAACTGCTACGTACACGTTTTATCGATAATGGTAAGAGGCAAAAAAACTCCGAACCACGCTGCATTACGCAGCTGCTGGTTCGGAGCTTTTTTTATTATATCGTGATATGTTTGACTTCCAGATCGCGTTCGATCGACAGGTCGATGAATTGATCTTCGACGCGTATAAGAGGGCGGAAATAATCTGTTGGATGCGTCATAATAATCGTACCGGTCTCGCCGGTGACCAGCTCAACTTGTTTGCCGATGAAATTTGGAATCATATGCTTAATGAATGTGTGCGTGGTGTGCGCGTCGAGCTCGCTGAAGCTCATTCGGTGAAGCTCTCTCAAGACGATCAATAAGTCGCGTTTCTTCTGGTATACGCGTGAAGAGATCATGGCGCTATACACATCGGCGACAGCTACGATCTTAGCAATCGGATCTATCAGCTCGCCTGACACTCGATTCGGATAACCGGTTCCGTCAATGCGTTCGTGATGCTGAAGAGCCACCGTTGCCGCCATCGATTCACCGAACGATTCGATGATGATTCGGTGTCCATACACGGTGTGCTTCTTAATCATTTCGAATTCTTCATCGGACAGCTTGGACGGCTTGTTAAGGATATCGTCGGTAATTTGACATTTGCCGATATCATGCAGGAACCCCGCTTGTCCAATCTTCACCGTATCTTTGTCATCATACCCAAGCCAACCGGCTAAGTAGTAGGATAACATGCCAACTTGGACGGAGTGCTGATACGTATAGTCGTCCTTTGTATTGAGTAGCAAGAGCATCGATACAACATCTCGTTCGAGCTTGAAGGTATCGACCAGCGGCTGGAACGTCTCGGCGACGTCTTCTTCATTGATTACGCCATTCTGATAAGCATCGAGAAACAGCTGTTCACATCCGTTAACCGCATCCTGGTAGATCGGCGTAACGGTCGGCAGCCACTTCGGACTGAGACCGCTTTCGATTGTTCGAATGGATACTTCTGTAAATAACCTCGTGTCAATATCAACATAATCTATGTGATGCTGAATGAGCTTGGAAATCTCTTTCATTTGCAAGCTCGTACCTCTTGAAAGCACGTGGAGCCCATAAGAGTTAAAAATGTCACTGCTCAGGATGTCTCCCTCTTTAAGCTCGGTCACATGAATTCTCATAATCCACCTCGAATGGCACATCAAATATGAAGGAAATGATAAGACCATGGTAGCAATAAAATGAAAAATTGGCAATAAGAGTGTAAAAGAAGCAGCGCTCTAGCTGCGAAATAGCGACCAAAGAACTGCTTTTGGATAAGTCTAAAGTTGCGTAGTTGTTGGGTTCCAAGGGCCTAATTGATGACCTTTCCACTCGGAACCGTCTTCCCATATTTCTTTCTTCCAGATCGGGACAATCTGTTTAAGTCTCTCGATTGCATAACGGCTCGCTTCATAACAGTCATCACGATGAGGCGCGGATACAGCAATGACGACGCTGATCTCGGCAATATCGACAACGCCGATTCGGTGGGCAATGGCACATAATGCACCAGGCCAGCGCTCCATAATCTCAGTACCGATCTGCTTAAGTGACTTGACTGCCATCGGGACATAAGCCTCGTATTCAAGGCGGACAGTGCGAGTGCCGTGCGTCCATTCGCGTGTCGTGCCGGTAAACGTCAGTGTTGCTCCGTTGTTTGGCACGATGACGAGTGCAGTGATCGCATCCACAGAAAGCGGATCAGCAGTAACCACATATTTGGCTTGCTCAAGTGCAGCGCTAGCAATGCCAGTGGACGGCTCCTCGCCTCCTGATACAGGGGGAAGCAGTGCAAGTTCATCTTCTGCTTGAATCGTTTGCTCATCTACAGCATAGGCTTGATTACATGCCATAAAGGAGACGGCAAGAAGAGATGCGTGAGCAGGGTAGCGGCTAATTAACTCTTGCTTCAGCTCGAGTACCGTGAGTGTGCTTTTCTCAAGGGGAAGTGAAATGGCAGATTGGCCGAACCGCTCGGATAATCCGGCAAACAATTGTATATTCCAATTTACAGACATGTCGTTAAACCTCTCGGATCTTAATGTTAATGGTCTCCTTAGCATACCATAATGGGTTCAAAAATGTTATGCTAGAGTATAGAGACTTTAGCGCTTAATGGCGTGGGAAGGAGTGAGGGCTATGGCTGCATTAACGGATCGTTTTGGGCGCGTACACGATTATTTGCGCATCTCTGTTACCGATCGGTGCAATTTGCGCTGTCTGTACTGTATGCCTGAGGAAGGCGTGAAGTTCGAGCCTGCGGAAAACTTGCTCAGCTACGACCAAATTACCGAGATCGTTCGCGTAGGTGCTAAGCTGGGAATTACGAAGCTGCGGATTACTGGAGGAGAGCCGCTTGTACGGCCAGGCCTGGCGGATTTAATCGGCCAGCTCTCAAGTATTCCGGGCATTCGGGATATTTCTTTAACAACAAACGGTGTACTGCTTGCGGACCAAGCTGAAGGCTTGCGGGCAGCGGGACTCAATCGAGTTAATATTAGCCTCGATACGCTGGATCCGACTCGTTTTAAGTTTATTGCGCGTCGCGGCGATTTGCAGCGAGTGATGCAGGGAATTGAAGCGGCCGCGAAGGTTGGCTTCGCACCGATTAAGCTTAACTGTGTGCTGCTGAAAGGCGTCAACGAAGACGAGATTGCCTCATTCCTGAAGATGGCTGCTGAGCAGCCGCTTCATGTGCGGTTTATCGAATATATGCCGATCGGCCACGCGGATGACAACTGGCGCAATCATTATTTGCCGTTGTCGCGGGTGCTTGAGATTGCAAGCGAGATCGGTCTCGGCGTAGAGCCAATCAGCGATGTTCTGGGTAACGGCCCTTCCGAGGACTATCGAATTGCTGGCGGCAAAGGGACTTTTGGCCTTATCCATCCAATCAGCGACCAGTTCTGCAAACGATGCAACAGGCTCCGGTTGACGGCTGACGGCAGCATTAAGCCATGTCTCTATTGGGTCGATGAGCTGAATGTGAAGCCCGCGCTAGGCAGCCCTGATGAGCTTGAGAAGCTGTTCCTGCGGGCGATGGATATTAAGCCGCTCAATCATGAGATGGCAGAGAAGCTGGCAGGAGACGCGCAGAGCCACGAGCCGACGACGAGGCGCATGTCCCAGATCGGCGGCTAGTTAGGGTTGCGTAACAGGATTTGAAAAGGAAGCGAGGGATTGCCATGACGGAGCATGCAGAGACGACGAGGATTACAATAGCATATTTCGGGCAGGAAACGATTAGTGTAACTCCGGAGGACATGGCAGCACTTGCAGGTCGAGCTTTCCCATTGATAGAGCGGGTTGCAGGCGGTGCAGGCGAGGCGTTTGATTTTATGGAATGGCTTGGCGCGTACCGCAGCCAGCAAGGCGTAGCAGAAGACGCGCCGCTGCCGACGCATTTGAAGGTGGAAGCCTTCGATACATTCGAGGCGGTTATCCCATGGGAGCAGCTGAAGGATGCAGCGGTTCAGTTCGCAGTGGATGGGGCGCCGCTGCCGAAAGGCGGTCCGGTACGGCTGTATGTGCCTCATGGTTCCAGTGAATGCTTAAATGTAAAAAGCGTCATTGTCTTCCGATTGCTGCTTGATGAAGGTAATCGGGACGAAGCCTCATACGGCTTCAAATCTACATTTACACCAGCTGAAATGCGAATGAAGCGATAGTCGCTTATAAGCGGGAGGTCAGCATGAACGAAATAGCAACGGATGCGCCAGACGTCGTGCTGCTTCATAGCAACGACATTCACAGCCGCTTGGAGCAGGCCGCCAGGATGGCCGCGTATATAGAAGAAGTGCGGAGCTCGCATGGAGCCGATCATGTGCTTACCTTGGATATCGGGGATCATATGGACCGGATGCGAGTTGAAACAGAAGCAAGTGATGGTCTTGCCAATATTGCGTTATTGAATGATGCCGGCTATGATGCCGTTACAATTGGGAACAACGAAGGGCTTACATTCACACAGCATCAGCTGGATGAAGCGTATGGCGAGCATGCAAGATTTCAAACAGTGTGCGCAAACTTCTTCAACGCAGATACGAAGCAGCGACCTTCATGGATGCTGCCCTCTACCATAATCCACAAGGCAGGGATACGCTTCGGATTAATTGGCGTGTCTGCAGCATTCGTAGCTTTCTACGAACTGCTCGATTGGGATGTTACCGATCCGCTCCATGAAGTCGCTGAGCAAGCGAAGCAGCTTCGCACTCAAGTGGACGTGCTGATAATCATGTCGCATCTGGGAATTACGCTTGACCGGCGGATGGCGCAGGAGATTCCGGGCATTGATTTAATATTAGGCGCTCATACGCATCATCTGCTCGAAACGGCGGAAGTGATCGGATCTACGCATGTATGTGCTGCAGGGAAGTTTGGCGAGTATATGGGCCGCGTAGATATTTGGTTCAACTTCGAAACGAAGCAGCCGAGGTTCCAAGCAGCTTGTACACCCATGGAAGCTCGCGTCGAACAGCCGGAAGCTGCTGCTATTATTGGCCGTTATAAGGCCGAAGGCGAGCTCCGTCTTAGCCGGGTCGTCGCGGTATTGGACGCGCCGCTGCCGCTGAGCGCTGAGCGGGAGTCTCCGCTTGGCAATTTGCTCGCTGCGGGGCTAAGACGCTGGACGGATGCCGATATTGGCATCGTCAACGCAGGGCAGCTGCTCAGCAGCCTCACCGCAGGCGAAGTGACGGCAGGCGACTTGCATGCGCTGTGCCCGTCGCCGATTAATCCGTGCCGGATGAAGCTGAGCGGCGAGATGATTCGCTTATCGCTCGAAGAAGCGCTGCTGCCGGAGTATATCGACAAGCCGATTCGCGGCTTTGGCTTCCGAGGGCTTGTCCTCGGCACGCTTGCTGTAGACGGACTGACGATCGAGTATGTGCCGGGCAATCCCGCGCTTCATCGAATTGTTTCCATTCTGGTGAACGGCGAACCGCTTCAGGACGATCGGCTCTATATCGTCGGAACGATCGACATGTTCACGTTCGGCATCGGCTACGAGAAGCTGAAGAATGGGCAGGAAATCTCTTATTACTTGCCGGAGTTTATCCGTGGCGTATTAGAGCAGGAGCTTCAAAATAAGGAAGCCATTGCCGCTAGCCGCCATAAACGCTGGTTAGCGGTTTAAACGTTCAATCAGGATTGATATTGGTTCAGATTCAGGAGGCTCTAATGGAAAACATTATTCATGCGGTTATTTTAGGTATTGTAGAAGGCTTAACTGAGTTTTTGCCGGTTTCGTCATCCGGGCATATGATCTTGACGAACAAGCTGCTGGACATCGCTTCAGACGATCAAGCGATTGTCACCTTCGAGATTGTCATTCAGCTTGGTGCGATACTAGCGATGGCAATTGTATATTGGAACCGGATTCTCGATCTGTTCGGACTCTCGCGCAAGCAGCATTCTCTTGGCACGCTCTCTGCTGGTCGCAGCGCATTCAAGCGTTCTAAGCTGAATCTTATTCACGTAGCGCTCGGTATCGTTCCTGCGATGGGGCTAGCCTTTCTGCTGAAAGACATCATTAAAGGCGAAGGCTTCAACCAGACGCCGGTGCTCTTCTCGCTCGTTGTTGGCGGTATCTATATGATCGTTGCGGAATGGCTGAATCGGACACGCCGAGTTAAAGTTGTTGCAGAGACGATGGACGATATCTCCTACAAGCAGGCGTTCATGATCGGATTGCTTCAATGTTTGTCGCTCTGGCCGGGCTTCTCCCGTTCGGGTTCGACAATTGCAGGGGGATGCTGACAGGAACAAGCTATAAAGCGGCTGCAGACTTCTCGTTCCTGATGGCAATTCCGATTATGGTCGCTGCGACAGGATACGAAATGCTTGATAACTACAAATATATTGAAGGCGATAACCTGATGTTCTTCATCGTCGGCTTCCTCGTTTCATTCGTAGTGGCATGGCTCGTTATCGTGTTGTTCCTGCGCTTCATCCAGAAGGTTAAGCTGACTCATTTTGCTATCTATCGTTTCATTTTGGCGGCATTATTCTGGATTTTCGTCATGAGATAAGAATTTCGGAAGGTATTGTCGATCTTTGACGAATCTTTTGTTGCTCTTTTGCAATAAATCCCTTACATTAAACTTACGAGGATTTGCTCGAAATTACCAATCAATGGATGCAAGGCAGGGGTCGATACGATGCGATTATTGCCCATACAGATGTGCCGACCAGGTATGCGCTTAGCCAAGAAGATCTATTCGGAAGAAGGCATCGTTCTCCTCAGCGAGAATGTCGAATTATCGGTGCGGCTGATAAACCGTCTTTCGGAATGCGGGGTTCATTTCGTTTATATCCAGGACCCGCGCTTGGCTGATCTCGTTATACCTGATCTTATCAGCGAAGAGACTAGACAACGGGCGCTTAGTGAAATTCGCACAAATTTCCGTGATCTAATGGATCGGCCCAATCGTAAAACCGGTGTTACTTATCCTTATATCGCCAAGTCATTCAAACAGATCATGGGAATGGTCATTGATGATTTGACCGATCAGAAGGATGCCATGATTATGCTTATGAACATGGGCATCGTGGATGATTATTTATTCCAGCATTCGCTGAATGTTGCCGTGTACACAACACTGCTTGGCATTGCAAATGGATACAGTAAGGACGAGCTGATGACGCTTGGACTTGGAGCAATGCTTCATGATATTGGCAAGACGCAGATTAGCCCGAATATTCTCAAGAAGCAAGGCTCTCTAACCATGGATGAATATGAAGAGATGAAGCGGCATGCTGAGCGCGGCTATTACTTGTTAAAGGATGAGCCGAACATACCGCTCATTGCTGCGCATTGCGCGTACCAGCATCATGAACGGCTTGATGGCAGCGGATATCCGCGAGGCATTAAAGGCGATCAGATCCATGAATATGCAAAGTGGATCGGGCTTGTCGATTCTTATGATGCGATGACGACAACGCGAATCTATCGCAGACCGATGCTGCCGCATGAGGCGGTTGAGTCGTTGTATGCAGGCACGGGCACGCTGTATGAGCAGCGCATGCTTCAGCTGTTCCGCGATAAGGTAGCGATCTATCCACTGGGGATAACCGTTAAGCTGCAGACAGGTGAATATGGCGTCGTTGTCGATATTAACTCTTCGTGCCCGCACCGGCCGGTTGTACGCGTATTGAATAATGAGAACGGCGAACAGCTAAATACGCCATACGAACTGGATTTATCGACGCAGCTGACAACGATGATTATCGGTGTGAACGATGATCCGCATTTACCGGAAGCTTCTGGGTCGTAATGATACGAAACGAGTCCGAACTCTTAATTCTTTATACGAAATAACAGAGGAGCCGATGAGGCTCCTTTTTGCTGGATCTCTGAAAAAAGAGAGGCGGCCGGGTTTGCAACAAGCGGGCTTGAACATTACAATAAGAAGAAGTTATCGATATTCTTTGCTTAGATTTCTCCGCGAAACGTAAGCTTTTGCCGAGAAGACGGCGACAGCCGTTCACATTACTAAAGTCAGGTGCTGAAAATAAATGCAAAATGCAGTACGTTTAACTGAACCAACTCCAATCTACTCGTCATCAAACGATCATTGGGATCCGATTATATCCTTGCGGGAGCATGGTCGCCATGTCCTGACAAGCGTAGAGATGACCATGTCTAATCTGTGCAATATGCGCTGTGAGCATTGTGCCGTTGGAGACACGCTCGTCATGAGTGAACCGGCGAAGCTGCCGCTCGATCAGATGCTGCGCAGACTTGATGAAGTGGAGCATTTGAAGACGATCAGCATCACCGGCGGAGAGCCGACCTTCTCGTCTCGCACGGTGAAGGAGTATATTATACCGCTATTGAAATACGCGCGGAGCCGCGGCTTGTCCTCCCAGATCAACTCCAACATCACGCTTGATTACAGTCGCTATGAGGAGATTGCTCCATACCTCGACGTCATGCATATCTCGTTTAACTATACAAACAGCGATGATTTTCACGAAATCGGATTTGCGAAGAGCGGACACCCGGTTCCCAAGGAAACGGCTGCGCGGATGTACGAGCGGATGATCGACAATGCTCGCCGTCTCAGCGATGGCGGACTGTTCGTCTCTGCGGAATCCATGATTAACTATCGCACGTATAACAAAATGCCCGAGATTCACAAGCTAATCCTCGAGATGGGCTGCAAACGCCATGAGGTTCACCCGATGTATCCAAGCGCGTTCGCTGCAGATCTGCCGGTCATTACGCCTGCTCAAATGCGCGACGCGGTTAACGACTTGCTCGATAGCCGCGACCCATCCGTCTGGATGCTGTTCGGTACACTGCCGTTCTACTATTGCAATGAGGATGCAGAGGATCGTAAGCTGCTTCAGCGCCTGGCATCCGAGCGGCTCGTGACTGTTCGGAACGATCCGGATGGCCGTAACCGGCTGAACGTCAATCTGTTTACAGGCGATGTGTTCGTAACGGACTTCTCCGACGTGCCGGCATTCGGCAACATTGGAACCGATAAACTGGACGAATTGTTCGGGCGATGGCTTGCACATCCGCTTGCGCGCAGCGTGGACTGTCATTGTCCGGCTGCCGCTTGTTGTGGACCGAATCTGCTTGTGAAAGATATGTATTATCGGGACGTGGATTTCGGTACTCGTCAAGCTATGCTGTAGAAGCGATCGAAAACGCGAAAGCGATGGTGGCACAAACACCGGCAGCTTGCTTGCTGGGTGAGAGGAGCGTGCAAACGCTGTGCATGAATTTGAATTCGGTAAGATTGTACTCAATGTTTGTATTGTCCTTTTTCTTGTATTGCTAAACGGTTTCTTCGTTGCGGCGGAATTCTCGCTTGTCAAAGTGCGGCAATCCCGCTTGACACAGCTGTCCAATGAAGGGCATACGCGCGCTAAATACGCGCTGACAGTAAACAAAAAGCTGGACGCTTATCTATCCGCGACCCAGTTCGGAATTACGCTCGCATCGCTTGCGCTTGGTTGGGTAGGCGAGCCGGCCATTACAGATCTTATCGTTGAACCCATCTTCGCTGCTGTCGGACTGTCAGACGGACCGGTTATGCACACCATATCGGTCGCAATCGGCTTCTTGGTTATTACCTTCCTACATATCGTGCTTGGTGAGCTAGCGCCGAAGTCGCTTGCGATTCAGAAGTCCGAAGCGACGTCACTTTGGCTGTCGATGCCTCTGCTCTACTTTTACCGGATGTTCCTTCCGTTTATTTGGGCGCTGAACGGCTCGGCGAATGCATTGCTGCGCTTCATCGGGGTCGAGCCGGCAAGCGAGCATGATTCCGCACATACCGAGGAAGAAATTCGAATTCTGATGGATCAGAGCGCGAAGAGCGGCATAATTAACAAAGAAGAGCTGCAGCTGTTCGATAATATATTCGAGTTCTCTGACCGGCTTGCACGCGAGGTCATGCTGCCGCGTACCGATATGGACTGCCTGTATGCAGACCAATCTTTTGCCGATAATATGAAGCATGTGTATGCGACGAAGCATACACGTTATCCGGTCTGCGTGGAGGATAAGGATCAATTGATCGGCTTCGTACATATTACGGATCTGCTGACAGCGGATCCGGATGAAGAATTATCGCTGCGCCAATTTCTACGTCCGATATTGAATGTGCCGGAATCGATGGAGATTAGCCATGTGCTGAAGCTTATGCAGCGCAAGCACTCGCAGCTAGCGATCGTTGTCGACGAGTACGGCGGTACCGCAGGCATGTTGACGACGGAGTCGATTCTTGAAGAAATTGTCGGCGAAATTCATGACGAATTTGATAATGAACAACCGAATGTTGTCGTGAATGGCGACATCACTTCGGTAGACGGCCGGATGTTGATCGAAGAGATGAACGATCTATTCAATCTGGATATTGAAGATGATGATGTGGATACTATCGGTGGCTGGCTGTTCACGAAGCTGGAAGGCAATCCTGTCGTCGGCAAGA
This window harbors:
- a CDS encoding HD-GYP domain-containing protein, producing MRLLPIQMCRPGMRLAKKIYSEEGIVLLSENVELSVRLINRLSECGVHFVYIQDPRLADLVIPDLISEETRQRALSEIRTNFRDLMDRPNRKTGVTYPYIAKSFKQIMGMVIDDLTDQKDAMIMLMNMGIVDDYLFQHSLNVAVYTTLLGIANGYSKDELMTLGLGAMLHDIGKTQISPNILKKQGSLTMDEYEEMKRHAERGYYLLKDEPNIPLIAAHCAYQHHERLDGSGYPRGIKGDQIHEYAKWIGLVDSYDAMTTTRIYRRPMLPHEAVESLYAGTGTLYEQRMLQLFRDKVAIYPLGITVKLQTGEYGVVVDINSSCPHRPVVRVLNNENGEQLNTPYELDLSTQLTTMIIGVNDDPHLPEASGS
- a CDS encoding hemolysin family protein; amino-acid sequence: MHEFEFGKIVLNVCIVLFLVLLNGFFVAAEFSLVKVRQSRLTQLSNEGHTRAKYALTVNKKLDAYLSATQFGITLASLALGWVGEPAITDLIVEPIFAAVGLSDGPVMHTISVAIGFLVITFLHIVLGELAPKSLAIQKSEATSLWLSMPLLYFYRMFLPFIWALNGSANALLRFIGVEPASEHDSAHTEEEIRILMDQSAKSGIINKEELQLFDNIFEFSDRLAREVMLPRTDMDCLYADQSFADNMKHVYATKHTRYPVCVEDKDQLIGFVHITDLLTADPDEELSLRQFLRPILNVPESMEISHVLKLMQRKHSQLAIVVDEYGGTAGMLTTESILEEIVGEIHDEFDNEQPNVVVNGDITSVDGRMLIEEMNDLFNLDIEDDDVDTIGGWLFTKLEGNPVVGKKIMTGGYVFEVAESERLRVLRVHIYAAPKEAEQDGAAAEEQEQE
- a CDS encoding bifunctional metallophosphatase/5'-nucleotidase, whose product is MNEIATDAPDVVLLHSNDIHSRLEQAARMAAYIEEVRSSHGADHVLTLDIGDHMDRMRVETEASDGLANIALLNDAGYDAVTIGNNEGLTFTQHQLDEAYGEHARFQTVCANFFNADTKQRPSWMLPSTIIHKAGIRFGLIGVSAAFVAFYELLDWDVTDPLHEVAEQAKQLRTQVDVLIIMSHLGITLDRRMAQEIPGIDLILGAHTHHLLETAEVIGSTHVCAAGKFGEYMGRVDIWFNFETKQPRFQAACTPMEARVEQPEAAAIIGRYKAEGELRLSRVVAVLDAPLPLSAERESPLGNLLAAGLRRWTDADIGIVNAGQLLSSLTAGEVTAGDLHALCPSPINPCRMKLSGEMIRLSLEEALLPEYIDKPIRGFGFRGLVLGTLAVDGLTIEYVPGNPALHRIVSILVNGEPLQDDRLYIVGTIDMFTFGIGYEKLKNGQEISYYLPEFIRGVLEQELQNKEAIAASRHKRWLAV
- the yfkAB gene encoding radical SAM/CxCxxxxC motif protein YfkAB, whose protein sequence is MQNAVRLTEPTPIYSSSNDHWDPIISLREHGRHVLTSVEMTMSNLCNMRCEHCAVGDTLVMSEPAKLPLDQMLRRLDEVEHLKTISITGGEPTFSSRTVKEYIIPLLKYARSRGLSSQINSNITLDYSRYEEIAPYLDVMHISFNYTNSDDFHEIGFAKSGHPVPKETAARMYERMIDNARRLSDGGLFVSAESMINYRTYNKMPEIHKLILEMGCKRHEVHPMYPSAFAADLPVITPAQMRDAVNDLLDSRDPSVWMLFGTLPFYYCNEDAEDRKLLQRLASERLVTVRNDPDGRNRLNVNLFTGDVFVTDFSDVPAFGNIGTDKLDELFGRWLAHPLARSVDCHCPAAACCGPNLLVKDMYYRDVDFGTRQAML